The following nucleotide sequence is from Pseudomonadota bacterium.
CATCAGCGCGACCAGCATGGCCGCCCGCGCGGGGTCGCCAATGGCCTGGGCAATGCGGGTGATCGGTGGGGCTTCCATGCCGTCATGCTGCCGTTCCCCCGCGCAGCGGGCAAGCCCGACACTTCGCTGCGGAACGAAGCGTGGCGACGCCGCCCGGCCGACACTCGGCCCGTCAGACACCGGAGCGCAGCCCATGGCCATCACCTGTTTCATCGAGTACCGCATCGACCCACACCAACGCGACGCCTTTCGCCGATACGCCGCCACCTGGGGGCGCGTGATCCCGGCCTGCGGCGCCGACCTGATCGGCTATTTCGGTCCCCACGAGGGCTGCAGCGAAACCGCCTACGGCGTCTACACGCTGCCGAGCCTCGCCGCCTACGAGGCCTACCGTGCGCGGCTGGCAGCCCATCCCGAGGCGCAGGCCAACTTCGCCTTCGCCCAGCGCGACCGGTTCCTGCGCGCGGAGCGCAGGCGCTTTCTGCTAAAAGACTCGGACACCGCGACAACCGACACCTGAACACGCCCTCACATGATTGCAGTCATCTTCGAAGTCTGGCCCGACACCGCGCACCGCTCGGCCTACCTCGATATCGCCGCCGAGCTCAAACCCCTGCTCGAGGGCATCGACGGTTTCATTTCGGTCGAGCGGTTCGAGAGCTTGAGCGAGGACGGCAAACTGCTGTCGCTCAGTTTTTTCCGAGACGAGGCGGCGGTGGTCGCCTGGCGCAACACGCTCGAGCACCGCAAGGCGCAGGCGATCGGCCGCAACAGCTACTTCAGCGACTACCGGCTGCGGGTGTGCTCGGTGCTGCGCGACTACGGCCTGTCCGAGCGTGCCGAGGTGCCGGCCGACTCACCGCACTGACGCACCCACGCGACCGGGCTGCCGACGTCACGAGCCCAGCGGCCCCGGGTTCACGGCGCCTGCAGAGCCACCAGGCGGCGTTGGAACTGGTCGGCGAAGTCGGCCACCGAGTGCTGGCTGACCGTGCCCTTGCCCTCGATGAAGTTGGTGCGGAATTCAACGATCCGCGGGTTGGCCGTGGACACGCGGTAGAAGAAGCGGCTCAACAGGCGCGCGTAGGCAAGCACCTCGCCGTGTTCGAACACCCGCGCCATCAACAGCCCTTCACTCGCGCGTTCACGGTCGCGCTTGGGAATCTGAAAGTACCCGGTGACCGGGCTGCTGTGGAAGGCACAGACGAACTCGGCCCGCCGCGGGCTGCTGTAGGCAAAGAGCTGGGCCAGGCCCCCGCCGAGCGAGTGGCCGGCGGTGTAGAGGCGGAAATCGGCCCCGAGGGTGTCGGTCAGGTAGGCCAGCGCCGGTTCGACAATGTGGGCCACTTGCTTGTAGTGGTTGTTGACGCCCGGCACGAAGCGCGTCAACCAGTGCGCGTTGCTCCACCAGTCGGCGGCCTTGACCGTGCCACGAAACACCACGACTGCGCGCTTGTTGGCGCGGTCGAGCCAGATCGCGTACTTCAGCGACTTGATGTTGAAGCCCTTGGTCAGTGTTGGTCCCTGCCAGTCGCTTTTCTCCCAGCCCGCGGCGTCGGCGCGACCGGTCCAGCGTTGCGGGTGGCGGTTCTTTTCGAGGTCGCGCTTTTCCGGATCCCGGTCGGCGTCTTCGTCAACGTAGATGTCCGCACAGAGCTGCGCGAAGGTGCACACGTCCTGCAGGTGGGGCCCGTAGCCGGACGACATGAGGTCACGTGCGTTGTAGGCAAAGACCTTCCCGTGATCGCGTACGATGATCTGGTTGTCGCTTTGCTTCTGGGGGTACTCTTCGATTTCAAACGCATCCATTCGACAGTCCTCTCCCGCGGTGACCGGCTGTCCTCTGCGACAGCGTTGCGTTGACCGTGTGCAATCCTATCGCAAAAACACAACCCCGGCACCCCGTCGCGCCCCCGTTTCATGACTCAAACAGGCTACCCTCTGCGCCCTCCCACCGCCTGACAGGCCTTGATCTCGCGCGGCGGGGTCTGTCGTGCTCGCCGGCACCGGCCTGTCGCTTTTCAGCGCCCACGCACGGATCGCCGGTGACGCCGCGGCGCTCCGTCAACACCGACACACGCTCTGGCGACCCGCCGCGGCCCTGTTTGCCTTCGGTGCACTGAGCACACCCGTGTGGCCAGCCGATTTCCTGCGTTTCCACGGCGTTGACATCGCCCTTGCGGCGTTCTGCCTCGCGCGCCATCGAACGGTTCTGGTCGGGTTCACGCTCGCGCTGCCCGTCGCGTTTTGCACGGATCTGCGCATGCTGGATTACGAATACCGTTGGAATGTCAACACACTCGACTACTGTGGGCTCTGGACGCTGGACGGCATGCTGCACCACTTCCTGTTCAACGGCTTTAATCCCGTCGTGCCGTGGTTGGCTTTCGTGTTCCACGGCATGCTGCTGGGCCGGCTTCGGCTGCCGAACACGGGATTGCAACGTCGGATGGTGGTCTGGAGCGCCAGTGTCGCTGTGCTCACCGAGATCCTGAGCCTCACGCTAGTGGCATTGGCGTCAGGTGACCTCGACCTGGGGGCGCACTCCGACACCGAATCCATGCCACCTGTGCCGCTCTACCTGATCGCAGCCGTCGGCAACGCGACCGCGCTGATCGGGGCCTGCCTCGCGCTCGCCCGCCGCGTCGGCGACGCGCGCGTGCTGAGCGCGCTGGTGCACACCGGCCTACTCGCGCTGACGCGCTGCAGTGCACACGTGTTTGTCGGCTTCGGAACGCTCGAGACCCTCGGCCTGCTCGGCAAACAGTGTCGAGGCACCGCGGTCCTCACAAGCGCCCTGTTCTGCCTGCTTGCGGTCGGCTTCGCCCACGGACCGGCCAATAGGCTGTTGCGCCGGTTGAGCCGACGTTGACGCCAGCTGCGCCCTGTGTGTCCCGCGGTCCGCTCTAGCGCAGCACCGCCCCGGTGTCGGTCAGCGCACACCGGGCCTCGGCCGAGAAACCGAGTTCGATCAGGATGGCATCGGCGTTGCTGCCCGCCGCGTTCGGCGCCGTTGGCACCGGCGCAGGTGTGCGGCTGAAGCGCGGCGCCGGGCTGGCCTGTGGCACGCCGTCGAGCTCGCACCAGACGCTGCGCTCGCGGTTGTGCGGGTGGCGTCTTGCTTCGGAAAACGTCAGCACCGGCGCGACACAGGCGTCACCGTCTGCAAACACGGCCTCCCAGTGCGCGCGTGACCGGGCGGCGAAGGTGTCGGCCAGGGTGGTCTCCAGCGCCGGCCAGTGCGCGCGGTCGTACTGTCGCGTCCGCCACACGGGGTCGAGTTCGAGACGACTGAGCATCTCGGCAAAGAACGGCGGTTCGAGTGGGCCCACGCTGACGTAGGCGCCGTCCGCGGTGCGGTAGCAGCGGTAGAACGGCGCGCCGCCGTCGAGCAGGTTGTCACCGCGCTGCTCGGTCCACTCACCGCGCGCGAGCAGCTGATGGATGAGCCCCATCATCGCTGGCACGCCGTCCACCATGGCGGCATCGACCACCTGCCCGCGACCCGATCGGTTGCACTCCCAGAGCGCCGAGAGCACCCCGAACAGCAGAAACAGCGTCCCCCCACCGTAGTCCGCCGCCAGGTTCAGCGGCGGGACCGGTGGCGTGTCGGGGTCGCCCATCGCGTGCAGGGCGCCCGAGAGCCCGAGGTAATTGATGTCGTGGCCAGCCCGCGAGGACCACGGGCCACTCTGACCCCACCCGGTCATGCGGGCGTAGACGAGCCCCGCATTGGCCTCAAAGCAGGTGTCGGGGCCAAGGCCAAGCCGTTCCATGACGCCGGGTCGGAAACCTTCGATCAGCACGTCGGTGCGCGCGATCAGCTTGTGCGCCACGTCGAGCCCGTCGGCGTGCTTGAGGTTGAGCGCGATCGAGCGTTTGCCGCGCCGGTTGACGTCGGTGGGGTCCGATTGCCCCGCTGCCCGGTCGACGACAATCACGTCAGCACCGAGGTCCGCAAGCAGTTGGCCGGCGAGCGGCGCCGGCCCGAGCCCGGTCATCTCCACCACCCGTAACCCGTCCAGCGGGCCACCGCGATGGTGTGTGTCGGGTGTCTGGCTCACGCGCGTTGCCGCGTCACGGCCCTTGCCAGGCCGGTGGGCGTTTCTCGAGGAAGGCACTCAGCCCCTCGCGGCCCTCGACCGAATCGCGCACGCGGGCGATCGACTCGACCGTCTGGGCAACCATGCGGTCGTCAACCGCGCCATCCGCCACGTCGAACACGAGTTGTTTGGCGAGCCGCACCGCGCTGGGGGCATTGGCGAGAAGCACCTCGACTACCGCGTCCACAGCACCGTCGAGCGCATCCTCTTCGACGACCTCGCTGAGCCACCCGAGCGCGAGCGCACGCTCGGCGTGCACCATCTCGCCGGTCTGGAACAACCGCCGACAGGCGCGCGCGCCGATCGCGCGGACGACGTAGGGGCTGATGGTCGCCGGGATCATGCCGATCTTCACTTCGCTGAGCGCGAGCTTGGCGCGGGGCGAGCCGATCACGATATCGCAACAACTGACAAGCCCGACACCACCCCCCATCGCCGCACCGTGCAAGCGGCACACCGTGGGTTTGGGCAGCGTGTCGAGGCAACGCAACATGGCGGCCAGACGGTTGGCGTCGGCGAGGTTGTCCTCGAACGAGTGTGTGCCCATGCGGCGCATGTAGTGCATGTCGGCGCCGGCACTGAAGCTCTTGCCGGCACCGGCCAGCACCAGCACGCGCACGGTGTCGTCGGCCGCGGCGCGTTCGAACGCCGCGTGCAGCGCACTGATGAGGGTGTCGTCGAAGGCGTTGTGGACGTCCGGGCGGTTGAGTGTCAGGCGCAACACACCGCGCTCGCAACACCTCTCCAGCAACGTTGCGCTCACGGCATTCCTCCACTTGGCTCCAGCAAGGGCACTATGGTGACAAGCCGCGCCAGGGACAGCAACTGCACGCGCGATGGGTGCCGGGATTGCTCAACTGGCGGCGCGCTGCTCGGCCCGCACGTTCAGCCAGTTGGCGTAGAAGATGATCGCCGAGCCTGCGAAGACGGACAGCAGCAGCGGTTCACCGTAGAGCAGGAAGCCGACCGTCGCGATCAGCGGCAGCCGCATGAAGTCGAGCGGCATCACCATGGTTGCCGGCGCGAGCTTCAGGGCCTTGGTGATGGAGAAGTGCGCAAGCAACCCGCAGAGGCCCACGGCCACGACCCACGGCGCCGTGGCCGCGGAGGGCCAGGTGATCGTGCCGTCCCAGAACACGAACACGACGCCGAACACCGCCTGGATCACCGTCAGCCAGAACAGGATGCAGGTGATCGACTCGGTGCGGCTCAGGCGCTTGGTCAACAGAAACGCACCGGCGAAACCGAGTGCGCAGGTGGCTGCCGCGAGGGTCGGCCAGGAGAGCGAGACGCTGTCGGGGCGCGCAACGATCAGGATACCGACGAAACCGAGCCCGCAGGCCAGCAGGCGCGTGCGCGTCCAGCGCTCGCCGATCACCAGCGGTGCAAACAGCGCGCCCCACAGCGGCGTCGAGAACTCGAACGCGAAGAGCTGCGACAGCGGTATGAAGCCGACGGCGAAGAACCAGAGGTTCTGCCCGGCAAAATGAAAGGCGTTGCGTGCCACGTGCAAGCCGAAGCGTTGGGTGCGCACCTGATCGAGGGTACCGCTCGCCCGCGCGATCACCACCACCACCACAAGGCCGATCAGCGAGCGGTACAGCATGATCTCGAAGGTGTCGTGCTGGCCGGCGAGCTCGCGGCCCGCCACGGCCATCAGGCTGAACGACAGCATCGCGCCAACCATCCAGAACGCGGCGCGCATCGGGTCGCTCGGGGTCAGGTCACTCATGGGTTTCGCACTGGTTCGTCGTAGAGGCGATTCACCGACCCGATCGGGCAATCTGCTCGGCGAGGTAGGCCGCGTCTTCCCAGACGCCCCAGATGAAGGACGACCCGCGCATCGACAACCAGGGCAGGCCGAGGAAAAACACGCCCGCGGCGGTGGAGACGCCGCGCGAGTGCGCCGGTTTGCCCTTGGCATCAAAGGCGGCATCGACCGCCAGCCAATCGAAGCGCTGCACGTAGCCGGTGGCCCACAACACCGTGCGAATGCCAGCCGCAGCGAGGTCGAGCGAGCGCACGCGCGCCATGGCGGCGGCTGGCAGCGGGCCGATGCGGTGTGCATCCGGTTCGGGCGGCAGGTCAGTGCCATGCGCGTCGACGTAGGCATCGGCCTCGCGCAACAAGGACACCAGGTTCGCGTCGCCGGCGGCCAGGGTGTCCGCAAGGTCGTCGGCAAACGACACGCACCCGCCGGCGTAGCCGGACGTCATGCCGTAGAGGTGCATGCCACGCTCGGCAAACTCGCGAAAGTCGATCGTGCGGCCGCCGTAGGCGCCGCTCACGGCGATGGTGACGTGCTCACGCCCGGCCTCGGGTGTTTTCATCTGCCACTTGCCGAGTACACCCAACCACCAGACGAAATCCTTGCCGCGGTACTGCCGCGGCGGCCGGTCGTGGGGGCCGATCGAGAGGTGCACGTCACGTCCGGCACGCAAGAGTTCGTCCGCGATTTGCGCGCCAGAGGAGCCCGAGCCCACCACCAGCACAGCCCCGTCGTCGAGCTGTTCCGGGTTGCGGTAGGCGTGCGAATGCAGCTGCGTCACCGGCGCCTCGGGCGGGATCACCGGCGGAATCACCGGCTGCTGAAACGGCCCCGTGGCCACCACGACATGCCGGGCGCGCCAGTCCCCCGCGGACGTGGTCACCGCGTAGCGGCCGTCGCCGTCGCGCTCGACCCGCGCAACCTCGACCCCGGTGCGGACAGGCGCGTCGATCTCCTCGGCAAACTGCTCGAAGTAGCGCACCACCTCGTCCTTGGTGGCGAAGGCGTCGCCGTCGATGTCGAAGGTCTTGGCCGGGAAGCGGTCGTGCCAGGCCGGCCCGTTCGCCACCAAGCCATCCCAGCGCGCCGTGCGCCAGCGCTCGGCGATGCGCTCGCGCTCGAACACGACGTGGTCCACGCCGGCAGCACGCAGGTGGGCGCTCATGGCGAGGCCGGCCTGGCCCCCGCCCACGATCACGGTGTCGACTGTCTCGGTGCTCATCTCTGCGCTCGCTCGGCCAAGGTCGTTGGCGGGGAGTTGGTCTCGAGGTCCCACGCCAGTGGCGCCATTCTACGGTCAAACCCGACCCACCGGTCGAAACTCAAACGTGCGCGGCAACCCAGTTGCACACGTGGTCGTCCATCCAGCTGGTCAGCCACGCGCTGTCGAGGAACGCACAGTGGCCGCCGTGCGGCACGAGGGTGGTGCTCAGTCCCGGCGGGCGCGCCAACACCGGTAAGCTGGACACCGGGCAGATCGGGTCGTCGGCCGCCAACAGCAGGTCGGTCGGGCAACTCACGCTCGGCACGTGCTCCGCCGTCAGCGCGTAGGACTCGAAATACGCGTCGGTGTTGGCAAAGTCGGTGAAGACCGGCACGAAGGCGTCGTGCATGGCAATGATGTCGTCGATGTCGAGCAGCCAGCGGTGCGCCCGCCAGCTCGGGAAGGCGGCGATTTTCTTGCGGATGGAGCGCTTCCACCGCATCGAAAAATACCGGTTGTAGACCACACTTTGCGAGATGGCGCGGGCCGCGTCTCGCGGTCGCACCGGCGGGCAGATCGCGAGCACTGCGCGCAGGTCAAGCGCCGCCGCCGGGGCGTGCACCGCCAGTCGCACAGCGAAATTGCCGCCGAGCGAGTAGCCAACAACGCAGGTGCACTGTGCGGGCAGCTGGCGCTGCAGGTCGGCGAGCGCGCGGAGCACTTCACCGTGCTCGCTGCCGAGGAAGGGCCCCTCGTTGAGCGCGTGGTTCTCGCCGTGGTCGCGCAACTGCAAGCGCACCACCTCGTGGCCAGCGCGGTGCAGGGCGTCGGCGGTCGAAAGCAGGTAGCGTGAGTGCGCGTCGCCCTCCCAGCCGTGGATCAGGACGACCCGCGCACCGCCCTCACCCGCCGACCGAAAGGCGTTGAGCCGAACCCCCGCACCGGCGTCGAGGGTGAGCGGCACAGAGGCGGCGAGCAACGCCGCGGCGCGCCGCCGCACCCACGTTGTCCGCAGCGGCAGACCGCCGACCACGGTGTGCACTTTGCCGTTGGTGAGCCACCGGGGCACAGAGGGGCGTGGAAGGCTCGGCGTGCGCATCTACAGCATGACGAAGAGTGAGGGGCCGGTTACCACTCTACCCTGCGACAGGCACCTGGGCCACACGGACCCACGTGCAGCGACAGCGGACGGGGTGCCGCGGACAACGCGCTCCGCCGTGTCAACCTGCGAGCGCCACACGCCGGCCTTCCGCCGCCGAGGTGTACGCCGCCTCGGTGGCACGCATCACCGGCAGGTACTCCGCCAACGCGTTTTCAGGCGGTTGTCCGAGGCGGTGCGCGGCGACCGCGTGGTTGATCAGCGCCGCGACGCAACCGCCGCCGAACTGGGTGTCGTCGACCGGCCGTGTGACCGGCACCGCAACCCAGTCCTGGGCACCGTACGCTCGCCGGAAGAGCAGTCCATCGCCATCGAGGCGCA
It contains:
- a CDS encoding NIPSNAP family protein; the protein is MAITCFIEYRIDPHQRDAFRRYAATWGRVIPACGADLIGYFGPHEGCSETAYGVYTLPSLAAYEAYRARLAAHPEAQANFAFAQRDRFLRAERRRFLLKDSDTATTDT
- a CDS encoding antibiotic biosynthesis monooxygenase, translating into MIAVIFEVWPDTAHRSAYLDIAAELKPLLEGIDGFISVERFESLSEDGKLLSLSFFRDEAAVVAWRNTLEHRKAQAIGRNSYFSDYRLRVCSVLRDYGLSERAEVPADSPH
- a CDS encoding CaiB/BaiF CoA-transferase family protein; this encodes MSQTPDTHHRGGPLDGLRVVEMTGLGPAPLAGQLLADLGADVIVVDRAAGQSDPTDVNRRGKRSIALNLKHADGLDVAHKLIARTDVLIEGFRPGVMERLGLGPDTCFEANAGLVYARMTGWGQSGPWSSRAGHDINYLGLSGALHAMGDPDTPPVPPLNLAADYGGGTLFLLFGVLSALWECNRSGRGQVVDAAMVDGVPAMMGLIHQLLARGEWTEQRGDNLLDGGAPFYRCYRTADGAYVSVGPLEPPFFAEMLSRLELDPVWRTRQYDRAHWPALETTLADTFAARSRAHWEAVFADGDACVAPVLTFSEARRHPHNRERSVWCELDGVPQASPAPRFSRTPAPVPTAPNAAGSNADAILIELGFSAEARCALTDTGAVLR
- a CDS encoding enoyl-CoA hydratase/isomerase family protein, whose product is MSATLLERCCERGVLRLTLNRPDVHNAFDDTLISALHAAFERAAADDTVRVLVLAGAGKSFSAGADMHYMRRMGTHSFEDNLADANRLAAMLRCLDTLPKPTVCRLHGAAMGGGVGLVSCCDIVIGSPRAKLALSEVKIGMIPATISPYVVRAIGARACRRLFQTGEMVHAERALALGWLSEVVEEDALDGAVDAVVEVLLANAPSAVRLAKQLVFDVADGAVDDRMVAQTVESIARVRDSVEGREGLSAFLEKRPPAWQGP
- a CDS encoding DMT family transporter produces the protein MSDLTPSDPMRAAFWMVGAMLSFSLMAVAGRELAGQHDTFEIMLYRSLIGLVVVVVIARASGTLDQVRTQRFGLHVARNAFHFAGQNLWFFAVGFIPLSQLFAFEFSTPLWGALFAPLVIGERWTRTRLLACGLGFVGILIVARPDSVSLSWPTLAAATCALGFAGAFLLTKRLSRTESITCILFWLTVIQAVFGVVFVFWDGTITWPSAATAPWVVAVGLCGLLAHFSITKALKLAPATMVMPLDFMRLPLIATVGFLLYGEPLLLSVFAGSAIIFYANWLNVRAEQRAAS
- a CDS encoding NAD(P)/FAD-dependent oxidoreductase; this translates as MSTETVDTVIVGGGQAGLAMSAHLRAAGVDHVVFERERIAERWRTARWDGLVANGPAWHDRFPAKTFDIDGDAFATKDEVVRYFEQFAEEIDAPVRTGVEVARVERDGDGRYAVTTSAGDWRARHVVVATGPFQQPVIPPVIPPEAPVTQLHSHAYRNPEQLDDGAVLVVGSGSSGAQIADELLRAGRDVHLSIGPHDRPPRQYRGKDFVWWLGVLGKWQMKTPEAGREHVTIAVSGAYGGRTIDFREFAERGMHLYGMTSGYAGGCVSFADDLADTLAAGDANLVSLLREADAYVDAHGTDLPPEPDAHRIGPLPAAAMARVRSLDLAAAGIRTVLWATGYVQRFDWLAVDAAFDAKGKPAHSRGVSTAAGVFFLGLPWLSMRGSSFIWGVWEDAAYLAEQIARSGR
- a CDS encoding alpha/beta fold hydrolase; the encoded protein is MPRWLTNGKVHTVVGGLPLRTTWVRRRAAALLAASVPLTLDAGAGVRLNAFRSAGEGGARVVLIHGWEGDAHSRYLLSTADALHRAGHEVVRLQLRDHGENHALNEGPFLGSEHGEVLRALADLQRQLPAQCTCVVGYSLGGNFAVRLAVHAPAAALDLRAVLAICPPVRPRDAARAISQSVVYNRYFSMRWKRSIRKKIAAFPSWRAHRWLLDIDDIIAMHDAFVPVFTDFANTDAYFESYALTAEHVPSVSCPTDLLLAADDPICPVSSLPVLARPPGLSTTLVPHGGHCAFLDSAWLTSWMDDHVCNWVAAHV